A DNA window from Brassica napus cultivar Da-Ae chromosome C1, Da-Ae, whole genome shotgun sequence contains the following coding sequences:
- the LOC106375134 gene encoding ACT domain-containing protein ACR9-like has product MILGGAMRAPGSEDAVVIEKGKKAGEPHVITVNCPDRTGLGCDICRIVLDFGLYIKKGDVTTDGVWCYIVLWVVPHYDSLILRWSHDLKTQLLSVCPSCPTYFLLNLMSPSPTPTSVYLLNFFCLDRTGLLHDVTQVLTELELSIQSVKVTTTPDERVLDLFFITDNLDLLHTKKRQDETLVQFRSVLGESCISCELKLAGPEYEYHQKIPSLSPEVAEELFMMSEQLTDEEDNRAQALSDDMIKMKKNSSVTVDNSLSPSHTLLQIRCADHRGLLYDVLRTLKDFNVKISYGRFLPRTQGHRDIERFVQVKDEKKILDPDKQSSLCLRLKAEMLHPLRVIITNRGPDTELVVANPVELSGKGRPRVFYDVTLSLKVLGICVFSAEIRRYTAGNREWEVYRFLLDENCLFQLGSASVRNEIANQVKHGLGNHIESRGSTWGSSSTLGIHRSCGGIHKNMEAPIGAVVVSTRIWGRSLARATHGEKRKDEPAARGGI; this is encoded by the exons ATGATTCTCGGAGGAGCGATGAGAGCTCCGGGAAGCGAAGACGCCGTGGTGATCGAAAAGGGGAAAAAGGCGGGAGAGCCGCATGTTATTACCGTGAATTGTCCGGACAGGACCGGTTTAGGGTGTGATATTTGTAGAATCGTCCTCGATTTCGGCctttatataaaaaaaggaG ATGTTACAACGGATGGAGTATGGTGCTACATCGTTTTGTGGGTGGTTCCTCATTATGATTCTCTCATATTGAGATGGTCACATGATCTCAAGACCCAGCTTCTATCTGTGTGCCCCTCTTGCCCAACCTACTTCCTACTCAATTTGATGTCCCCTTCTCCCACACCAACTTCTGTTTActtgttgaacttcttctgccTAGACCGGACGGGACTCCTACACG ATGTTACTCAAGTACTAACTGAGCTCGAGCTCTCAATTCAATCCGTGAAGGTGACCACCACGCCGGATGAGAGAGTTCTTGACCTTTTCTTCATTACAGATAACTT GGATCTTTTGCACACAAAGAAGCGCCAAGACGAGACACTAGTGCAGTTTCGTTCTGTCTTGGGAGAATCGTGTATAAGCTGTGAACTCAAGTTGGCGGGTCCTGAGTATGAATATCATCAGAAAATTCCATCTCTTTCTCCAGAAGTGGCTGAGGAACTGTTTATGATGTCTGAGCAGCTCACAGATGAAGAAGACAACCGCGCACAGGCTCTTAGTGATGAtatgataaagatgaagaagaattcCTCTGTCACAGTTGACAACTCCCTGAGCCCGTCTCACACATTACTCCAAATACGCTGCGCTGATCACAGAGGCCTTCTCTATGATGTATTAAGAACCTTGAAAGACTTTAACGTTAAG ATATCATATGGCAGGTTCTTGCCTCGAACACAAGGTCATAGGGATATAGAGCGATTTGTTCAGGTGAAAGatgagaagaagatattggatCCTGATAAGCAAAGTTCGTTATGTTTACGTCTGAAAGCTGAAATGCTGCATCCGTTACGTGTCATAATAACTAACAGAGGACCAGACACTGAACTTGTGGTAGCTAATCCAGTGGAGCTATCTGGGAAAGGCAGGCCAAGAGTGTTCTATGACGTTACCCTTTCACTAAAAGTGCTTGGAATCTGCGTTTTCTCT GCTGAAATAAGAAGATACACTGCTGGTAATCGAGAATGGGAAGTGTACAGGTTTCTTCTGGATGAGAACTGTTTGTTCCAGCTTGGTAGCGCTTCTGTTAGAAATGAAATTGCTAATCAA GTTAAGCATGGGTTGGGAAATCATATAGAGTCTAGAGGGAGTACGTGGGGTAGTAGTTCTACGCTAGGCATCCATAGGAGCTGTGGtggaatccacaagaatatggaggCACCCATAGGAGCTGTGGTGGtttccacaagaatatggggtagaagtcTAGCGAGAGCTACCCACggagaaaagagaaaagatgagCCAGCCGCGAGAGGCGGGATATAA